In one Pseudomonas tensinigenes genomic region, the following are encoded:
- a CDS encoding Ig-like domain-containing protein, producing the protein MHEPVIQANQSLVLNGDFTHTLDHWTPKGLVGVTSEMYEDAFISFLVAGVGGSVTQQVSVPKKPDAGASYELTFLCEFRPGADWSGQLGTLRILKGNTELMSIELKRETLPSLEDDTAPLAAAQPLDFNPIAYRESLDHLAFDSGDTLTFEVSGVPSNPSDKRSVVRITRIDLQLKLEPLKLEALSLDEETLTPGQMLYLCLGASHGGASDDPLFMPHKLSFTPVAGSAWLDTQIALTSHGNPMDAVKADPEWGVDQALLSHWSLDCPAIGEEKSYDFSISLVNQYSAEPYAIDVSLGHHRLAFREVQEAAYYPVLEYAQSVRLGVQVVSFYTGQALDGRTVTWTASGQGVLGAGITDEQGWVYFDFAPSTAGDVVIKAAVESPYYASGEVTHEFAVKVLATDPWKELRSVVEEIETQWDVTGYPNRGAAHPVIVRLLADSPLQGTDLSLHWSGVGHEQLGITVRPPLEEPVPFDGRDSLWTLTSEDRLDGRFDLSLVCSKLLLPSVAKPMSLARNRIKVGEVREANKYPIVDEAESVLLRVQAVHEVARGDGDPVSNALVEWVIPDGDPVHSATGSGGWASLLYTPKTAGEKTITARLKAHEEAMSVEHPFTVTAYATSPWKSQVKIWLDDAEVQRNTLGVLCRRGQTHTLRVEPVTGSDWLGRNISLHWRGVDPDIGLRPADLETPKPLTLPGPQWQLVSDSSTSLSSLFELELHLEDETNVRELAGRLMSADLTEELALLLDQVPSALDDRRLYPCLGAVHRFNVLPHALSPLVGLEASLIWSGTPAESLGATVAPPLEHTQTLNDGGAIWTLDFTGSETQGEFALTLALPQLSFEAIAKPMTLAHNKVRFEAWRESAVDPVIGQAPAWMWVQVYSHYTNRPVDQAPVSWIIDGNPRDIQTSTDGWSGFDFRPQVAGEESVTAAVLSRYDDYEDRRPMTVRSLASDPWEGLMVSFDKQSEQPMGQQTFFPRRKGQHELHVRALDGSDLLGQYLTLGMTESGPAALGIRFEEPRLGDPRLFSAAGLTYRFRVDDLKDGSFGLHFSSTRLASLSPVNAMSLGQGEQVVTIAERQRVNQTLFWGDAVTEQITVISSISGKPMVGVIVTWRSPDLGVVTSITNFYGVAKIEFVPTTPGALELTVSVGGALHSDSIALPFFVHEPREIQSLISSDPTGYPGQEVSAQVIVVSARTGEPLVDVDVEWEYPGIKITPTKTDGNGKAEVSFRMPSIKEGWLQASVKGGYAGWELRTLKFALIENADIELRVDWIDTVVGDTVYPCIGAISEVLVRAKPGSPISGSWVKLEWAGDSPESLGVEVTPVLGESQPLIGAGWHQWLLNCKRSIRNGRFTLTLKARDSDWSLPLVTMELGHNKVRARRWKTTFGQLTRYGIEATSVHTYQVAPDVEVSVLRSDLSEPYYETTSQDGRVLVDTDASVTVEMKIHNRYDGSIV; encoded by the coding sequence ATGCATGAGCCAGTCATCCAAGCGAATCAAAGTCTGGTGCTCAACGGTGATTTCACTCACACGCTTGACCACTGGACTCCCAAAGGGCTAGTGGGCGTAACGAGTGAAATGTATGAAGACGCGTTTATCAGTTTCCTGGTGGCGGGGGTCGGTGGCTCGGTTACACAGCAGGTATCAGTGCCTAAAAAGCCCGATGCCGGCGCCAGTTACGAACTGACATTTTTGTGCGAGTTTCGCCCGGGGGCTGACTGGTCGGGCCAGCTCGGAACGTTGCGCATCCTCAAGGGCAACACGGAGTTGATGAGCATCGAACTCAAGCGCGAGACGCTACCCAGCCTTGAGGACGATACCGCTCCTCTGGCGGCGGCACAGCCGTTGGATTTCAATCCGATTGCCTATCGCGAATCGCTGGATCACCTGGCGTTCGACAGCGGCGACACCTTGACCTTCGAAGTCAGCGGTGTACCGAGCAATCCTTCAGATAAGCGCTCGGTTGTGCGTATCACACGCATCGACCTTCAACTGAAACTGGAGCCCTTGAAGCTTGAGGCGCTAAGTCTGGACGAGGAAACCCTGACGCCAGGCCAGATGTTGTATCTGTGCCTGGGGGCATCCCATGGCGGCGCATCGGACGACCCTCTTTTCATGCCACACAAGCTGTCTTTTACCCCTGTAGCCGGCAGCGCCTGGCTGGATACCCAGATCGCATTGACCAGCCACGGTAACCCGATGGACGCGGTCAAGGCTGATCCTGAATGGGGTGTCGATCAGGCGCTGCTGTCGCATTGGTCGCTCGACTGCCCGGCGATCGGCGAAGAGAAAAGCTACGATTTTTCGATAAGCCTGGTTAACCAGTACAGCGCCGAACCTTATGCGATTGACGTTTCGCTGGGGCATCACCGCCTGGCCTTTCGCGAGGTACAGGAAGCGGCTTACTACCCGGTGCTTGAATATGCGCAGAGTGTCCGGCTCGGCGTGCAAGTCGTTTCGTTCTACACCGGCCAGGCACTGGATGGCCGGACAGTGACCTGGACGGCGTCCGGGCAAGGTGTACTGGGGGCCGGGATCACTGACGAGCAAGGCTGGGTTTACTTTGATTTTGCACCGAGTACTGCGGGTGATGTGGTTATCAAGGCAGCGGTCGAAAGCCCTTATTACGCCAGTGGCGAAGTAACCCACGAATTTGCGGTCAAGGTGTTGGCGACTGATCCGTGGAAGGAGTTGCGATCCGTCGTCGAGGAGATAGAAACGCAGTGGGACGTGACCGGTTATCCCAACCGGGGCGCCGCGCACCCTGTCATCGTGCGCCTGCTCGCCGACAGCCCGTTGCAGGGCACTGATCTGTCGCTGCACTGGAGCGGCGTCGGGCACGAGCAATTGGGGATCACGGTCAGGCCGCCGCTCGAGGAGCCGGTTCCGTTCGATGGGCGCGACAGCCTCTGGACGCTGACCAGCGAGGACCGGCTCGACGGTCGCTTTGATCTGTCATTGGTCTGCTCAAAGCTGTTGTTGCCATCTGTAGCCAAACCGATGTCGCTGGCGCGCAACCGGATCAAGGTGGGGGAGGTGCGTGAGGCCAACAAATATCCGATCGTCGACGAGGCCGAGAGCGTGCTGCTGCGGGTGCAAGCGGTGCATGAAGTGGCCAGAGGCGATGGTGATCCGGTCAGCAATGCGTTGGTCGAATGGGTGATTCCCGACGGTGACCCGGTCCACAGTGCCACTGGGTCGGGCGGCTGGGCCAGTTTGCTGTATACGCCGAAAACTGCCGGGGAAAAGACCATCACGGCCCGGCTCAAGGCGCACGAGGAAGCGATGTCGGTCGAGCACCCCTTCACCGTCACGGCCTATGCCACCAGCCCATGGAAAAGTCAGGTGAAAATCTGGCTCGACGATGCTGAGGTTCAACGCAATACACTTGGCGTGCTTTGCCGACGTGGACAGACTCATACCCTCAGAGTCGAACCGGTTACCGGCAGTGATTGGCTCGGGCGCAACATCAGTCTGCACTGGCGCGGCGTTGATCCTGATATCGGATTGCGGCCCGCAGACCTGGAAACGCCCAAGCCATTGACGTTGCCAGGGCCGCAATGGCAACTGGTCTCCGACAGCAGCACCAGCCTTAGCAGCCTGTTTGAGCTGGAACTGCACCTTGAAGACGAGACAAACGTTCGTGAGTTGGCAGGACGGCTGATGTCTGCGGATCTGACGGAGGAATTGGCGCTGCTGCTCGATCAGGTGCCATCGGCGCTGGATGATCGCAGGTTGTATCCGTGCCTGGGGGCCGTTCACCGCTTCAACGTTTTACCTCATGCACTGAGTCCGTTGGTGGGGCTTGAGGCATCCCTGATCTGGTCGGGCACACCGGCCGAATCACTGGGCGCGACCGTCGCCCCGCCGCTGGAGCATACGCAGACACTGAACGACGGCGGCGCGATCTGGACGCTGGACTTCACCGGCAGTGAGACGCAAGGCGAGTTTGCTCTGACCCTGGCCCTGCCTCAGTTGAGTTTCGAGGCGATCGCCAAGCCGATGACACTGGCTCACAACAAAGTCAGATTCGAGGCATGGCGCGAGTCGGCGGTGGATCCGGTCATTGGCCAGGCGCCGGCGTGGATGTGGGTGCAGGTGTACTCGCATTACACCAACCGCCCCGTGGATCAGGCACCGGTGAGCTGGATCATCGATGGCAATCCTCGCGATATCCAAACCTCGACCGATGGCTGGAGCGGCTTTGACTTCAGGCCGCAGGTCGCCGGGGAAGAGTCGGTAACCGCAGCGGTACTCAGTCGTTATGACGACTACGAAGATCGTCGTCCAATGACAGTCAGATCGCTGGCCAGTGATCCCTGGGAGGGGCTAATGGTCAGTTTCGACAAGCAGTCGGAACAGCCCATGGGTCAACAAACGTTCTTTCCGCGACGCAAGGGTCAACATGAACTACACGTGCGAGCGCTGGACGGCAGTGACTTGCTGGGTCAGTACCTGACACTGGGCATGACGGAGTCTGGGCCAGCGGCACTGGGCATCCGTTTTGAGGAACCGAGGTTAGGCGATCCCAGATTGTTTTCGGCCGCAGGACTGACCTACAGGTTCCGGGTGGACGACCTCAAGGATGGCAGCTTTGGATTGCACTTCTCGTCGACGCGGTTGGCCAGTCTGTCTCCCGTGAACGCCATGTCGCTGGGACAAGGTGAACAGGTGGTGACGATCGCTGAACGCCAGCGGGTCAATCAGACGTTGTTCTGGGGCGATGCCGTGACTGAACAGATCACGGTCATCTCCTCGATCAGCGGCAAGCCGATGGTTGGGGTCATTGTGACCTGGCGCAGTCCCGACCTTGGGGTGGTGACATCGATCACCAACTTTTACGGGGTGGCGAAGATTGAGTTTGTGCCGACTACACCGGGAGCGCTGGAGCTGACCGTATCGGTGGGCGGAGCACTGCACTCGGATTCGATAGCGTTGCCGTTCTTCGTGCATGAGCCTCGGGAAATCCAGTCGTTGATCAGTTCTGATCCGACGGGATATCCAGGGCAAGAAGTCAGCGCACAGGTCATTGTGGTTTCTGCCAGAACAGGCGAGCCCCTCGTTGATGTCGACGTGGAATGGGAATACCCGGGCATCAAGATCACCCCGACGAAAACGGATGGTAACGGCAAGGCCGAGGTGAGTTTCAGGATGCCGTCAATCAAGGAGGGTTGGTTGCAAGCCAGTGTGAAAGGCGGTTATGCAGGATGGGAGCTTCGAACCCTGAAATTTGCTTTGATCGAGAATGCGGACATCGAGTTGCGTGTTGATTGGATCGATACTGTTGTTGGCGACACCGTATATCCCTGTATAGGTGCGATCAGTGAGGTTTTGGTGCGGGCAAAACCTGGCAGTCCGATATCGGGCAGTTGGGTGAAACTGGAATGGGCGGGCGATAGTCCCGAGAGTCTTGGTGTGGAGGTCACGCCTGTTCTGGGTGAGAGTCAGCCACTGATTGGGGCGGGGTGGCACCAGTGGTTGCTTAACTGTAAACGTAGTATCCGAAATGGCAGGTTCACGTTGACGCTGAAGGCGCGGGATAGCGACTGGTCCTTACCGCTGGTCACCATGGAATTGGGGCATAACAAGGTGAGAGCAAGAAGGTGGAAGACAACTTTTGGTCAATTGACCCGCTATGGAATAGAGGCAACGTCCGTTCATACATACCAAGTGGCACCGGATGTCGAGGTGTCCGTCCTGCGTTCCGACTTAAGCGAGCCGTATTACGAGACAACGTCGCAAGACGGTAGGGTTTTGGTCGATACCGACGCAAGCGTCACGGTGGAGATGAAAATTCACAATCGTTACGACGGGAGCATCGTCTGA
- a CDS encoding neuraminidase-like domain-containing protein, whose protein sequence is MALSNIGGLLEKRRAALLEYCIGQVANAKYPFLKTAADLFELLRIDPLDTYQVRSSWVAEATSCAQQYIHAVYRKLEPGFEKQAFDNRHLLEWELYSNYPDWAAVQLISCYPENFINPFVRLRKTSLFRSLENNLNQARLSNDSVQSALQDYLQTFEQTCDLDVISCYMDSMTPARANYYFVGRQRVQPFQYFWRKAEIELGSQSVAVNPAAWSEWQAVEIPVADEVLDIRPVVWNGRLCLVWAQWRVKVAAKVGSVDIPYKLDINLAFMTQNGQWSAPLLLHSSEYQTNLLPGTRLIASERRDYLDPKGKLGVLLTGKISGQTVAPLRVHAVYDVLMRPVAGDGGAWLDLALQHRFVNNETVQHPLSSQVTVVPRVLTAGSLTPHMDLQVMALRVGDEDMITVQGYCRPTGLASAMVKIKLWLVGASGEDPKPLEQELDQAGGWVTESLVSSRKEGTWPNPTTFALAGPTAYTGDKRFDLTIVDLKDFVPPTLRKNTVDAAQFLSFNQSDLQLKFVRLNSLFGPELVQRSNGSVDAVLDWNTQFIAEPSPTGVPFVEPNGAFNGANGLFFWELFFHLPHLMATRLRDEERFREAQNWLHYVFDPQATADPPGHPDYPNPRPAYWRCRPLDIVRTPGDPGCEVQNPTDPDAIGYAAPAHMQILAFTDYVKNLMSWGDWYYRQLTRDSLVAAKLCYVQAGFLMGKAPTANTATRWQTTKVADLLEQSTVRPRLEAFEKTLNFSLADYPVASDTPPMLGLLACGPFEIPINQSLLDLYAAPELRMHNLRHNLTIEGRPMDLALFSPPTDPNQLLRDLATAGVAGPRPMGGRMVVNAFRWRVTFEVALRAVQALQDYGSQVLNLLERRDRAEQEELQQSHLVELGSYVETVQDQSIAQLEANVTALQQSRTMAQERADAYAARYNENVSAIEYQVMSSLKQSKTSALQARVVRTAGGVIGALPKIFGTSNGGFKPEHVFDAAAFGMEVASSLLQIDADSQATTEGYRRRRGEWALQRNQAIAEVRALDEQIVAQNHAVAAARSSLAQTLRANSQALTFYNYLKKRASNAELFGWMLGQLKALHYQAYDAVISLCLSAQASLAAETGDYDTQIPLPQVWLDHRHGLTAGEQLRGYLLRLEREYLQRHERRLELVKTISLRQLFDDEVEPQVGIANWADALQQLTDTGVLEFKLTQLLFDRDHPGHFCRQISSVEVDLPVLTGPYEDVRATLLQISSMTATRPTTQSVQYLHNPGGVAPLDVVINLRSAQQIALSVGIADNGLTNMKPDEGLLRPFECTGVISGWRLSVPWSDKRLQAAMLASLTDLIVRIHYTAKAGEPTFVQKVVDLVTQAENARLNKQAKGASDHA, encoded by the coding sequence ATGGCATTGAGTAACATTGGCGGGCTGCTGGAAAAACGTCGCGCGGCACTGCTCGAATACTGCATTGGCCAGGTGGCCAATGCGAAATATCCGTTCTTGAAAACGGCGGCCGATCTGTTCGAACTGCTGCGCATCGATCCACTGGACACCTACCAGGTGCGCAGTTCGTGGGTAGCCGAAGCGACCAGTTGTGCACAGCAGTACATTCATGCGGTGTATCGCAAGCTGGAACCCGGCTTTGAGAAGCAAGCGTTCGACAATCGGCATCTGCTCGAATGGGAGCTGTACAGCAACTATCCCGACTGGGCCGCCGTGCAGCTGATTTCGTGTTACCCGGAAAACTTCATCAATCCCTTTGTACGCCTGCGCAAGACCAGTCTGTTCAGGTCCCTTGAAAACAATCTCAATCAGGCACGCTTGAGCAACGATTCCGTGCAGTCGGCGCTGCAGGACTACCTGCAGACCTTCGAACAAACCTGCGATCTGGATGTGATCAGTTGCTACATGGACAGCATGACACCTGCCCGCGCCAATTATTACTTTGTCGGGCGACAGCGGGTGCAGCCCTTCCAGTACTTCTGGCGCAAGGCCGAGATTGAACTGGGCAGCCAGAGTGTGGCGGTCAATCCAGCGGCCTGGAGTGAATGGCAAGCCGTGGAAATCCCCGTTGCCGACGAGGTGCTGGATATTCGCCCGGTGGTCTGGAATGGCCGGTTATGTCTGGTCTGGGCGCAATGGCGTGTGAAGGTCGCAGCGAAAGTTGGCTCAGTCGATATTCCCTACAAACTGGACATCAATCTGGCGTTCATGACCCAGAACGGCCAATGGTCGGCGCCGCTGCTCCTGCACAGTTCGGAATACCAGACCAACCTTTTGCCGGGCACCCGGTTGATTGCGAGTGAGCGCCGCGATTATCTGGATCCCAAGGGCAAGCTGGGGGTTTTGCTGACGGGCAAGATAAGTGGCCAGACTGTGGCGCCGCTGAGGGTGCATGCGGTTTACGACGTGTTGATGCGCCCGGTCGCCGGCGACGGTGGGGCATGGCTGGATCTGGCGCTCCAGCATCGATTCGTCAACAACGAAACGGTTCAGCATCCACTGAGCAGCCAGGTCACGGTCGTTCCCCGTGTCCTGACGGCGGGTTCCCTGACGCCGCATATGGATCTGCAAGTCATGGCGTTGCGGGTGGGAGATGAAGACATGATCACGGTGCAGGGATATTGCAGGCCCACCGGACTTGCCAGTGCCATGGTGAAGATCAAACTGTGGCTTGTTGGCGCTTCAGGTGAGGATCCTAAACCGCTGGAACAAGAGCTGGATCAGGCGGGTGGTTGGGTAACCGAATCGTTGGTATCCAGCCGAAAAGAAGGCACTTGGCCGAACCCGACCACTTTTGCATTAGCCGGCCCCACCGCTTATACGGGCGATAAGCGATTTGACCTGACAATCGTCGACCTAAAGGATTTCGTCCCGCCCACCTTGCGCAAAAACACTGTCGATGCGGCGCAGTTTCTTTCCTTCAATCAGTCTGACTTGCAACTGAAGTTCGTCCGGCTCAATTCATTGTTTGGCCCGGAACTGGTGCAGCGTTCCAATGGTTCCGTGGACGCCGTGCTGGACTGGAACACTCAGTTCATTGCCGAGCCGTCGCCCACCGGGGTGCCGTTCGTTGAGCCCAATGGTGCTTTCAACGGCGCCAATGGCCTGTTTTTCTGGGAGCTGTTTTTCCATCTGCCGCATTTGATGGCCACGCGCTTGCGCGATGAAGAGCGCTTCCGTGAGGCACAAAACTGGCTGCATTACGTGTTCGATCCACAGGCAACTGCCGATCCTCCGGGACATCCAGACTATCCCAACCCAAGACCGGCGTACTGGCGTTGCCGCCCCCTGGACATCGTCAGAACTCCAGGCGATCCGGGTTGTGAAGTTCAGAACCCCACGGATCCGGATGCCATCGGCTACGCAGCACCGGCGCACATGCAAATTCTGGCATTTACCGACTATGTGAAAAACCTGATGAGCTGGGGCGACTGGTATTACCGGCAACTGACCCGCGACAGTCTGGTGGCCGCCAAGCTGTGCTACGTCCAGGCCGGGTTTCTGATGGGCAAGGCACCGACCGCCAACACGGCGACCCGTTGGCAAACCACCAAGGTCGCCGATCTGCTGGAGCAGAGCACTGTGCGGCCGCGGCTCGAAGCCTTTGAAAAGACGCTGAATTTCAGCCTGGCGGATTACCCGGTCGCTTCCGATACCCCGCCGATGCTCGGATTGTTGGCCTGTGGGCCTTTTGAAATCCCCATCAATCAGTCGCTGCTCGACCTGTATGCCGCGCCTGAACTACGGATGCACAACCTGCGCCACAATCTCACCATAGAGGGCAGGCCTATGGATCTTGCGCTGTTCAGCCCGCCGACGGATCCCAATCAATTGCTGCGCGACCTGGCGACTGCTGGCGTGGCCGGGCCGAGACCGATGGGGGGGCGAATGGTGGTCAATGCCTTCCGCTGGCGTGTGACGTTCGAAGTCGCACTGCGGGCCGTGCAGGCGCTGCAGGATTACGGCAGTCAGGTGCTCAATCTGCTGGAGCGGCGTGATCGCGCCGAGCAGGAAGAATTGCAGCAAAGCCACCTGGTGGAATTGGGCAGCTATGTCGAAACGGTGCAGGATCAGTCGATCGCCCAGCTGGAGGCGAATGTGACAGCGCTGCAGCAAAGCCGGACCATGGCGCAGGAGCGGGCGGATGCTTACGCAGCGCGTTACAACGAAAACGTCTCGGCGATCGAATATCAGGTCATGTCGAGCCTGAAACAGTCGAAAACCTCCGCGTTGCAGGCCAGGGTCGTCAGGACCGCCGGGGGCGTCATCGGGGCCTTACCGAAAATATTCGGCACCTCCAATGGCGGCTTCAAACCGGAACATGTGTTTGATGCAGCGGCGTTCGGCATGGAGGTTGCCTCGTCGCTGTTGCAGATCGATGCCGACAGCCAGGCCACGACCGAAGGTTACCGGCGTCGCCGAGGCGAATGGGCGCTGCAGCGTAATCAGGCAATTGCGGAGGTGCGTGCGCTCGATGAGCAGATCGTGGCGCAGAATCATGCGGTCGCTGCGGCACGATCCAGCCTTGCGCAGACCTTGCGGGCCAACAGTCAGGCATTGACGTTCTACAACTACCTGAAAAAACGTGCGAGCAATGCCGAACTGTTCGGCTGGATGCTCGGCCAGCTCAAGGCGCTGCATTATCAGGCCTACGATGCGGTCATCAGCCTGTGCCTCAGCGCCCAGGCTTCGCTGGCCGCCGAAACCGGTGATTACGATACGCAAATCCCCTTGCCTCAAGTGTGGCTCGACCATCGTCATGGTCTGACCGCCGGTGAGCAGTTGCGCGGGTATCTGCTGCGTCTGGAGCGTGAATATCTGCAACGCCACGAGCGACGGCTGGAGCTGGTAAAAACCATTTCCCTGCGACAGTTGTTCGACGACGAAGTGGAACCTCAGGTGGGCATTGCCAACTGGGCGGATGCCTTGCAGCAACTGACAGACACCGGGGTACTGGAATTCAAGCTGACCCAGTTGCTGTTCGATCGCGATCATCCCGGGCATTTCTGCCGGCAGATCAGTTCGGTAGAGGTCGATCTGCCGGTTCTGACCGGACCCTATGAGGATGTGCGGGCGACCTTGCTGCAGATCAGCAGCATGACGGCGACCCGGCCAACCACGCAGTCCGTGCAGTACTTGCACAATCCGGGCGGGGTAGCGCCGCTGGATGTGGTGATCAATTTGCGCAGTGCTCAGCAAATAGCCTTGTCGGTGGGCATCGCTGACAACGGTCTGACGAACATGAAGCCCGATGAAGGACTGCTCCGTCCGTTTGAATGCACTGGCGTGATCTCCGGCTGGAGATTGAGTGTCCCGTGGTCGGACAAACGGCTGCAGGCCGCCATGCTTGCGTCGTTGACCGACCTCATTGTGCGTATCCATTACACCGCCAAGGCCGGAGAGCCGACCTTCGTCCAGAAAGTCGTAGACCTGGTCACCCAGGCTGAAAACGCCAGGCTGAACAAACAGGCCAAAGGAGCGAGCGATCATGCATGA